In the Deltaproteobacteria bacterium genome, AAGGGTCGATGGAAGAATTTCAATGCCATCCGCCGCTAATTCGTCGGCAATACCGCGCAATAATTTATCGTCGTCCCGGCTGCGCAGCTTGGCGAGAAAGCGCGCACCGCGCAGGTCCGGTCGAAAATTGCCAAGCAGTTTAACTTTGCGAATACCGCCGGCCATTACGGCTTGAGTCACCCCGGCGCGCTGAAATACCCGGATGATTTTTCCCAACTCGCCGACATAGATCCAAGTAATCTCATCGACAAGCGTAGCGATCGCCTCGTCGCATTCGCCGCGATGGGCCGCGGCGATCACGGTATATCCGGCACGCTTCGCTTCGGCGGCAAAGAGCAGCGGAAACTTGCCGTTACCGGCGATGAGGCCGAGCTTTTTCACACGCGATGAATTTCAGAAATCGACTGGTATGCGGCAAACAAATTAACGGCAGATGCCGCGCTGGGAATTGGCAATGAATGAAATAAATTTTTCGATCTCGGCGCTGCTGGGAACTTCCCGACGAATCCGCGCCAACGCTACATCGGTCTTGAGCTTGGATTGAAAGGCGATGCGATAGGCTTTACGGATCGCCGCGATGATGGATTTATCGAAACCGCGCCGCTTGAGCCCTTCGGTGTTGAGACCATGGAGTCGGGCGCGGTCGCCGGTGGCGTTGCAATAGGGCGGCACGTCTTTGGAGACCATGGAGCCAGCGCCCAAGATCGCGCTATTACCAATGCGCACGAACTGATGAATGCCAACCAGACCCCCAACGATTACGAAGTCCTCCACCACCACATGGCCGCCGAGAGTCGCGCCGTTGGCGATCACGTTACGATCGCCGACGATGCAATCGTGGGCAATGTGGCAGTGCATCATCAGTAAATTTTGATCGCCGACCCGGGTGATCATACCGCCGCCGGTGGTACCGGGATTGAGCGAAACATACTCGCGAATGGTGTTGCGCTTACCGACGATCAATTCGCTCGGTTCGCCTCTGAATTTCAAATCCTGCGGCGCCGAGCCGACGCTGGCGAAAGGATAAACGACGGTGCCTTCGCCTAAGCTCGTCCGTCCCTGGATCACGGCATGCGCATGAATCTTACAGCCCTTATCGATCTTCACGCCGGCGCCGATCACAGCATAGGGACCGACCTCGACCCCGCCGGCTAACTCAGCAGCCGCGTCGATTATCGCAGTGTGATGAATGGTATTCATGAATACGAGCGCTCAAGACATTTCGATTTCCATGGCGGAGATTTGCGCTTGGGCCGCTACTTTGCCGTCCACCGACGCGACCCCAGCCATCTTCCAATACGGCCCGCGCCGTTTGACGCAGGTCAACTCGATGCGCAGCTGATCGCCGGGCTCCACGGGCCGTTTGAACTTCACCCGGTCGAGACCCGTGAGCACGAAAACTTTATTATCCGCCATGCCGCCCTGGGCGTTATGCGCGAAGATCGCGCCGACCTGGGCCATCGCTTCGCAAATCAGCACACCGGGCATCACCGGTTTGTTGGGAAAGTGGCCTTGGAAAAAATTCTCGTTGAAAGAAACGTTTTTGATACCGACGATCTTGTTGTCGCCTTCGATCTCGATAATCCTGTCGACCAACAGGAACGGATAACGGTGCGGTAAGAACTTGAGTATCTCTCTAGCGTCCATCATGGGCTTCTCGCGGGCTTAACGCGCCTCCTTATTTCGTGCCATTGACCAAGCGCGCCACCTGTTTTTCCAAGGCGCGCACTTGGCTCCACAGTTTGGGTAGCTGCGGCAGCAGAACCATCACTTTCAACCAGACTTGATGCGGCGCGGCGCTCAGGCCGCTGGAAAGCACGACATTGGGCGCTACCGATTGACCGACGCCGGACTGCGGGCCGATGGTCGCGCCGTCACCGATCTGAATGTGATTGACGACGCCGACTTGTCCCGCCAGCGTGACGTTTTTGCCGAGCCGCGAGCTGCCGGAGATGCCGGCCTGCGCCGCGATCACCGAGTGTTCGCCAATCACGACGTTGTGGGCGATCTGCACCAGGTTATCGATCTTGGTGCCCTTGCCGATCACGGTCTGACCGAGCACCGCGCGGTCCACTGTGGAGTTGGCGCCAATCTCGACATCGTCTTCAACCACGACGATGCCCACTTGGGGAATCTTCACTCGCGCCGCGCCGCTGCCGGCGTAACCGAATCCATCGCTGCCGATCACGGTTCCAGCGTGCAACACAACCCGATCGCCCAAACGGCACTGCTCCCGCACGACAACATTTGGCTGAAGCACACAATCGGCGCCGATCTGCGCCTCGGCGCCGACAAAAACTCCCGGCATCAGCACCGATCGCGCGCCGATGCGCGCCTTCGGTCCGACAAACGCGAAGGCAAAAATCGTCGCCGATGACGCTACCTCTGCGGATGGATCGATAGCGGCTTGCTTGCTGATCGCCGCGGTGAACTGCGGCGCCGGCGACAGCAGCTGGAGAATTTTCGCGAAACCGACATAGGGATCGCGGCATTCGATGAAATTATTCGCGCCCTGACCGCCGGCGCTAGCGACGCCGAGTCCGACGATCACTGCGCTGGCACGGCACTGGGACAAATGTTTTTGATAGCGCGGATTGGTAAGAAAACTGATTTCACCGGGGCCAGCCTGATCCAAGGCGGCGACCTTGTGAACCCGCACAGAGCCGTCGCCGACGACCTTGCCATCCACAAGGGCGGCGAGCTCGGCCAACGATTTATCAGAGGCCACTTATTTTTTTACCCGATTGTAGCTTTCGATGACTTTGGCGGTAACGTCGGTGCCCTGATCGCTGTAGAGAATCTGCGAACGTTCCAAGATCACGGTAAATTTTTCCGACTTGCCATATTCGGCCACGACGCCTTCCAACTCCTTTATCAGCTCCGCCATCATGGTGCCTTCTTTTTGGCGCAGCTCTTCCTGATAGTCGCCCATGGAGCGTTGCAAATTGACCGAACGTTTTTGAAAATCGGCCTCAAGATTGCGCCGCTCTCCTTCCTTGAGCAGCGGGGCCTTCTTCTCGATATCGGCCTTGAGCCGTTCGAGATCTTGCCGTTCCTTGAGCAAGTCGGCTTCAATTTTTTTGATCTGCACTTGAAAACGTTCCTTAGCGCGCTTGCCGGCGTTGGACTCCGCGATCACCCGCTGAACATCGATGAAACCGATTCTCACCGTTTGCGCCTGCCCAAACGAAGGCGGCAGGGCCAGCATGATAATGACGAGCCAAACTTTCATGTAAACCTCCAGGTATCGGATATATTGAAATGCAATGACTGTGGGTCGAATTATTGCGCGCCGATGGTAAACCCGAGCACCGAAGTGTCGTCGCCATGCTGCTTGTTCAAGGGGAAGCCAAGCTCTACGCGCAAGGGACCGAACGGCGACATCCAGCGCACGCCTGTGCCAACCGAGCGGCGAAAATCGCCGAACTTAATGCCCTCGCTGCCAAAGGCATTGCCCATGTCGAAAAATGCCAGACCGCGCACGCCATACTGCTCCATGATCGGAAACAGCACTTCGGCATTGGCCACCGCGGCGCGATCGCCGCCGATGACGTTGGTGCCGGTACAGGCGCCGGTGGTTGGGTCGCAACCGGATGGTACCCGCGGCCCCAAACTGCGCTCGGTAAATCCGCGCACGGAATTGATGCCGCCGAGAAAGTAACGTTCGAACAGCGGCAAGTCCTTCTTGCCATTTTGGCGTTCCGCGAAACCGATACCATAGCCCAAGGTGCCGCCCAGTGCTAAGACATAATTACCGCCCCAATTGGGATCTTTGAGCAAGGGATAATGCCAACGGCCACTCAGGTCGGTTTTCAAGAAGCGCGCATCGCCGCCTAAGCCCGCGGTCTTCACTGAGAGCGCCGATTTGGTACCTTCCGTGGGACTAAAAAAATGATCCCGGCTGTCATAGGTAAGCCCAGGAGTCACGCTGCTGGTCAGCGACTTGCCCTTTTCCGCGCGGATCGAATCCGGCGCGGTTTCTTTGACGCCGCCGATATTTTCATGGGTCAAATCGTAGCCCACGCCGCCGCGCATGAAATCCCACGCCGTCGGCGTGCCGTCATCGACTTCATCCGAGCCCAACTGTTTTTTTACCCGGCCGAAATACGGCAGATCCAATTCCTTGAGCGGGTAACTATTATTTACGCCAAACCCGATCTTGCGTTCGCTGAAATCGTTGAACGAGCGACGGGTGTTGAAAGCCTCCAGACTCACGGCATTTTTGCTATCTAAAAAATAAGGGTCGTTGACGCTCAAAATGAAATCCTGCCGACGCGAACCGATGCTAAAATTGCCGCTCACTCCCTGGCCGCGGCCAGCGATGTTTTTCTCGGTGATGTTGACCTTGGCGAGGAATCCGTCGCCGCTGCTGTAACCGCCGCCGATTTGAAAGGTTCCGGTGGGCCCTTCCTTGACGTCGACCAATAAATCCAACGTATCGGCTTGATCGGTTTTTTGGGTGGTGATCTGGGCGTCTTCAAAATAGCCGGTACGCTGCAAAGCGTTGCGGCTCTGGGTAACCTTGTTGCCAGAATACAGTTCCTGCTCGTTGGCCAGCAGTTCGCGCCGCACCACCGTGTCGCGGGTCTTAGTATTTCCCGTCACCAGCACGCGGTTGAAATAAACGGGGGGGCCCTTTGAGATAACCAAGGCCACATCAACATTTTTGCTAACTTGATCGATTTTCGTCACCGGATCCACCTGGACGAAGGCAAAGCCCTTATTTAAATACATATCGCTCAAGGTGGTGATATCGTCGCGCAAACGGCTGCCGCGAAAGATTTGTCCGGTGGTGAGCTTGACCGATTTTAGCATCTGCTGGTCGTCTTGAATCAGCTCGCCGCCGATCTCGACTTTGCCGACCCGATACTGCGGCCCTTCGAATATGCGAAAGATCACTTCCAAACCGTCGCGGCCGCGCACAATCACGGGATCGTCGACTTTATGCTCGACATAGCCGTTGTCGTTGTAATGACTGGAAAGAATCGCCACATCGTTGGTCAGCATGTCGCGATCAAGCACGCCGCGGTTGGTGATGAAAGAAAAAATCCATTCTTCCTTAGTCGCCAAGAGCCCCTTCAAGTCGCCATCGCCAAAAGCCTTGTTGCCTTCGAAGGCGATTTTTTTGATCAACAGTCGATTGCCTTCGATGATATCGAAGGTGACCACCGCCTGGTTGGACGATTCGACGGCGACCGAATGATCGATGGCGGCATTGACGTAGCCCTGTTCGGTGTAGAGTTTTCTAACCTTCTCGACGCCTTCGGCGACTTTGGTCCGGTCTAAAATCGTCCGCGCGCCGACGCCCAGCGCGGTTTCGATTTTGTCTTTACTAACTTGCGCAGAGCCTTGGATTTTTACCTCGCGAATGTAGGGTTTCTCTTTGATCGCGTAGGTGAGTATCCCGTCCGGCGAAAGCTCGGCGTTGACGTCGTCGAAAAACCCCATGCGAAAAATCGCCTTGACGTCTTGTTCGACGATCAGCGGATCGAAACTCTCGCCGGCCCGGCTTTTTAAATGCAGCCGAATGCCGTCGTCTTCGACCCGAAGGTTGCCGGTGATTTTGACTTCCTTGAGGCGAACTTTTTCTTGGCTCTGGAGCGGTCGCGGAGCACCGATACACAGGGTCAGAATTAGCATCAAGCTAATAGTTTTGGGCAGCGAGCGAATAATTGAAATGATTGCCATCGGCGCTTGGAATTTACCGGTCACGTGGCTCAACTTTGTAAAAATCTAACAAGATGGCAAACTTTTGTAAAGGTATCACAACTAGCCAAAAATTTCACCGGCGCGCAGCTCGGCGCGCCGGCCAATCTTATCGGCGAACTCGCGGTTGTGTGTAGCCACCACCAAAGCGATTTTATGCTCTTCGTTGAGACGAAAAAGTAAATCTTGCACTTCCTGGCCGATGCGCATGTCCAAGGAACCGGTGGGCTCGTCGGCGAGCACCACTTTAGGTTTCAAGATTACCGCCCGGGCGACCGCGACGCGCTGTTGCTCGCCACCGGAAAGTTTACCGGGCCGATGACTCATGCGCTCCTTGAGTCCGACCAATTCTAATAAGCGCTCCGCTTCGCCCTTGGCTTGGGTCACGCCCATGCCCTGAATCAGCGCTGGGAACATGACATTGTCGAGGGCGGTAAAATCCGGCAAGAGATAATGAAACTGAAAGATGAAACCGATCTGGCGATTGCGAAACTGGCAAAGCGCGGCTTCGTCAGCCATCGGCAGCTCTTGGTCTTGAAACAGAATCGTTCCGCTGGTCGGCCGGTCGAGGGTGCCGAGGATATGCAGCAGCGTGCTTTTGCCGACCCCGGAAGCGCCGACGATGGCCAAGCGCTCGCCTTCGGCCAGTTCTAAATTAACGCCGCGCAGCACGTGAATCTCGCTGCCGCCCTCGTGGAACGATTTGCGCAGATCGCGCACCGACAGCAGGCTGTTACTCATAGCGCAACACTTCCACCGGATCGAGCTTGGCCGCCTGGCGCGCCGGATAGATGCTGGCGAGCAAACAGACGAAAAACGACGCCGAGGTCACAAGAGCAAAATTGCTTAGATAAATACGCACCGGCACCGTGGAGATGAGAAAGACGCCGTCGGGAAGCTTGAACTGGTATTGGGAAATCAAAGCGCACACCAACAAACCGAGCACGACCCCGAATACCGTGCCGACGACGCCGATCATGCAGCCCATGAGCAAGAATATTTTGTGAATGCTTTGCTGGGACGCGCCCATGGAGCGCAGGATGGCGATGTCTTTTTTCTTTTCCATGACCACCATGACAAGCGTCGACACGATATTGAAGGCGCCGATCAAAACCATCAGCAGCAAGACCAAGAAATAAACCGTCTTTTCCAGTTGCAGCGCCGAGAAAAGATTGGGCCAGAGCCGGGTCCAGTCCTCGGCGAAATAGGGAAAGCCGAGACGGCGCTGAATACGCTCGGCGATGGCGCGCGAATGGTCGACGTCGTTGACGCGCATTTCGATGTTGCTTACCGCGCCGGCCATTTCGAAAAAGCTTTGCGCGTCGCTGAGCGCCATGAACACCAGCGTCGAATCGATTTCGCTCATGCCGCTCTTAAGTATGCCGACGACGATGAAACGGCGCACTTTGGGGATCACACCGATCGCGGTGGGACTGCCCAAGGGCGACACCACTTGAATCGGCGAACCGGTAAACGCGCCTAACTGATTGGCCAAGCGTTCGCCTAAGATAATTCCCGGCAGCGTCACCCGGCGATCTTCAACCTGGAGAGCATGCGGAGTTTTGAGCGCGGCCAGGCTCCCCTCTTTCAAAAAACTTTGCAGGTTGACCACGCCGTTGACCCGATCGGGATCGACGCCGCGCACCACCACGCCGGACACTCGCGAGCCGGAGGTGACCATCACCTGGCCGTAAATAGTCGGCGAAGCCGCCACCACCCCCGGCTCCTTGACCAGTTCGGCGAGCAGCCGTTCATGATCGCGCATCGGTTCACCGGAGCGCACCAATGCGATATGGGCGTTGATACCGAGCAAGCGGTCGCGCAACGTTTCTTCGAAACCGCTCATCACCGACATGACCACATTCAAGGTCATCACCGCGAGCATGACGCCGAGCACTGAGATCACGGTGATCAACGATATAAATGTCTCGCGCCGGCGCGCCCGCAGATAGCGCAACGCGATAAACAGTTCGTATTTCATTGAGAGCGAGAAACTACTAACGCTGGGGGCGCATCAGCGGAAAGAAAATCACGTCGCGAATCGACGGCGAGTTGGTCAAAAACATTACCAGTCGATCGATGCCGATGCCTTGGCCGGCGGCCGGCGGCATGCCGTACTCGAGGGCGCGCACGTAATCGTCGTCGATGGGATTGGCCTCTTCGTCGCCGGCGGCGCGAGCGGCCATTTGTTCGAGAAAACGTTGGCGCTGATCGGCGGGATCGTTGAGCTCGGAAAAAGCGTTGGCCAACTCGCGGCCGCCGATAAATAGTTCGAAGCGATCCACCAACGCCGGATTCTCGTCGTTCTTACGCGCTAAAGGTGAAACTTCGATGGGATAACCGGTCATGAAGGTCGGCTGAATCAGCTTCGCTTCGGCGGTTTCTTCAAAAACTTCCACCAACAATTTTCCATAGGGCGCGTCCAGGTCGACTTTCAAATGATGGTTTTTGGCGAATGCCTGCAAACCCTCAATGCTTTCGACATCCGTTTGGGACGCGCCGCCGTGCCGCACGATCGCTTCACCGATGGTCAAGCGCTGCCAGGGCGGCGTGAGATCGATCACATGGTCGCCGTAGGGCAATTGCAATGAGCCGGCAACTTCCTTGGCCAAACTCACGAACAGCTCTTCGGTGAGGTGAATTAAATCCTCGAAGGTCGCATAGGCTTGGTAGAACTCGACCATGGTAAATTCCGGATTGTGGCGCACCGAGATGCCTTCGTTACGAAAGCTACGGTTGAGCTCGAAAACTCGCTCGAAGCCGCCGACCAGCAAACGCTTGAGGAACAGTTCCGGCGCGACGCGCAGATACAGTTCCATGTCGAGAGTATTGTGATGCGTGACGAAGGGCTTGGCCGCGGCGCCGCCGGGAATCGGCTGCATCATCGGCGTTTCGACTTCGAGAAAATCGCGGTCTTCGAAAAATCGCCGCAGCAGTTTGACGATGCGCGAACGCTTTTCGAAGACTTCGCGCACTTCGGGATTGACCATCAAGTCGACATAGCGTTGGCGGTAGCGCGCTTCGACGTCGGCGAGGCCATGCCATTTTTCCGGCAGCGGCCGCAGACACTTGGTCAGCAAACGCAGCTCGCTGGCTTCGACGGTCAATTCCTTGGTCTTGGTGCGAAATAAATGGCCGTTGACGCCGACGATGTCGCCCAGGTCCAAGGTCTGGAACAGCGCGAAGGCTTCGTCGCTCAAGCGGTCTTTACGGACATAAACTTGCAATTTCGCGCGGCGGTCCTGGAGCTGAAAAAACGCCGCTTTGCCCATGCGCCGGAGCGCCATGATCCGTCCCGCGACCAAGACATTACGCGGCGTCGCGTGAAGATCCTCGTCGCTGACCTCCGCGCCCAGGGCGATCGCCTCGGTGAGCGAACGATCGGGCTTGAAGTCGTTGGGATAAACCTTGGCGCCGCCGTCGCGCAGCTTGGCCAATTTTTCCCGCCGCACTTCCACCTGCTCGCTGCTGTCGTCGAGTAAATTTTGCTCGTTGTCCGCCATGATTTCCGTATCCGAGCCACCGATGGCGCGCTCGCTATCTAGCGCCGAAATTAATAAACGAAATGAATTAGAGTCCGAGATTCTTACAGATCGCCTGCACCGAATAGGCTTTGTTGAGAGAGTAGAAATGCAAACCGCGGACGCCGTAACGGATCAAAGCCTCACACTGGCGGGCCGCATACTCGATGCCCACTTCGATGGCCGCGTCATCGTCAGCCTCCACCGTCGACAAGCGCTGTTCCAGCGCCGGAGGAATTTTCGAACCGCAAAGCGAAGTGAAACGGCGCACTTGCGTCGCCGAAAGAATCGGCAAGATGCCCGGCACGATCGGCACGGTGACGCCGAGCTTACGCAAGTCGTCAGCGAAGCGAAAAAAATCGTCATTGTCGAAAAATAGTTGAGTAATGATCGCCGCCGCGCCGGCAGCGACTTTTTCTTTGAGAAAGCGCAAATCCGCTTCCCGGCTAACTGCCCGAGGATGCACCTCGGGAAAACCGGCCACCGCCACCGAAAAACCGCCCATCGCCAGCGCCTCCCGGACTAATTCAATCGCGTAGTGAAATCCGTTCGGATGGGGCCGCCAATCGGCCACGCCCGCGGGCGGATCGCCGCCGAGAGCGAGAATATTTTCGATGCCCTTCGCTTTGAGATTTCTCAGAACCCCGCGGGCTTCGTCCTTGGACTGACCTATCACGGTCAAGTGGCACATGACCTCAAGGCCGCCGCCATTATGGATCGTGTCGACCAGGTCGAGCGTCTTGTCGCGCGTGCTTCCGCCCGCCCCGTACGTAACAGAACAAAAACCGGGATTGAGCCTCTTGAGAATTTCGATCTCGCTAAAGAGGTTCTCCTCGCCTTTGTCTGTCTTTGGAGGAAAGAACTCGACCGAAAGAGTCAACTCTGGCCGGGCATAGAGGTCGACTAATTTCACACTAATCCTAGATGACTACCGTCGGCGTAGCACTATTAGTAGCACATGGTTTCGCCATGAACAATTCGTATCCGCTAAATAATCGCAGTTTTACTGAGACTTTTCCTGCCCGCGTAGGACTCGTTGGCGGGCGGCCAGCGGATCGCAGCCCGAACCACTTTCCGGGGTGATTTGATTTCTAAGCACGTCGGTGTGATTGAGCAACGCCGACTTGATCTCGTCGGCGACACCGAAGCGCTCCAACGTCTCTTTAAAAATTTGTTTGCGCCGGGCGAAGTGGCCGCCCATGATCGGATGGCTCGCATGGGCCTCGCCCAGCGGCCTGCCGGTGTATTTAACCTCGGCGCCGAGAAATTCCGCCGCAAGCTGATATTCTAATTCTTTGATGCGGGCGGGATCGGCGTGGCGAAAAAAGAACCCGATCATGCGGTCGGCGAAGACCTGATCGATAAATGCGCCGATGATTTCCCTGAGCTTGGCTTCGCCGCCCAGGCGCGCGAAAAGTGTCGGCTCGACCGTCGACATAACCATCACTCGATTTAGAGCATGCCCAACTGCAAGCGCGCCGCTTCGGACATCTTGGTCTGATCCCAAGGCGGTTCCCAGACCAGGTCGATTTGCACATCGGTGACACCGTCAACGGCGCGAATCTTTTGTTCGACTTCCGCCGGAATCGACTGCGCCGCTGGACAGCTCGGCGAAGTCAGCGTGAGCTGAATCGTCACCGCACCCGCTTCGTTGACCTTGACCTCATAGATCAAACCCATCTCGTAAATGTTCACCGGAATCTCCGGATCGAACACCGTGCGTAGCGCCTCGATCGCTTGGGCTTCGATGATCGTTTGGTTGATGCTGTCCATAATTTTACTCGATCCCCAACTGCTGCTTGGCGCTCGACGCGATCATGCTTTGATTCCACGCCGGCTCCCAGACCAATTCAACTTCCGCCTCGCGAATCTCCGCCAGCGCGAGTAATTTCTTGCGAATGTCTGCTTTGATAAACTGCCCCATGCCGCAGCCCTGAGCGGTTAAAGTGAAATGGACCTGCGCTTTATGACCGCCGCCTGGCAGCGCTTCGACATGGCAATCGTAAACCAAACCGAGCTCGACGATATTGACGGGAATCTCGGGATCGAAGCACGAGCGCAGCTGCTGCCAAACCTGATCCTCAATTGAGCCCTGCGCGCCTTGGGAACTAGAAGGCTTGGCATCCTCAATGTTGGCCAACCCGAGAGCATCACCGTCGCGCCCATCAATGCGCACACTATAGCCGTGATCGGTCATGACCGTGTAGCCGCTACCGACGGTTTGTGTCAGCCACACCGAGCTTCCGGCCAAAAGCGACACGGTTTCGCCGCTAGGAATCATGATCGCGCTACAATCGCGCCGCAATGTAATCGGTTTTTCAGTGGTCATGACACCCTGCTCCTTTCACGCCTAACGATGCCATCACTCAGTGCTTGCCGGCTGCGCTTCTCCCTTAAGCGCGGCGATCACCGTATGCCAAGCCAGACTAGCGCATTTTACCCGAGCTGGGAATTTGCAGACACCGGAAAGAATTTGCAGCTTGCCGACCTTGTCGGCGGCGTGGCCCTCGCTCTCGTCGCCGGTGAGCATCTTGTGCACGTTGTTGAACAAAGCTTGCGCCGCTGCTTCGTTCTTGCCCTTTAGTTCCGCCGTCATCATCGACGCCGACGCCTTGGAGATCGCGCAGCCCGAGCCCTGAAAGCTGATGTCTTGAATTACGTCGTTTTCCAAGCGCACGAACACCGTGACATGATCGCCGCACAGCGGATTGTAGCCCTCGGCTTTATGATTGGCGTTGGCCATATCACGAAAGTTGCGCGGGCTTTTGTTGTGGTCGAGAATGACCTCTTGATATAGATCGTCTAGGTCTGACATTAGCCGAACACTTTCATGACGCGATGAATCGCCCGCACCATCACGTCGATTTCTTCCATCGTATTGTAAAATGCAAAGGAGGCACGAGTGGTCGCCGGCACGCCGAAGCGCTGCATCACCGGCATGGCGCAGTGATGACCGGCGCGCACCGCGACGCCTTCTTGGTCGAGAATCGTTCCGACATCGTGGGCATGGACGTGACCCAAGACAAACGACAACACGCCGGCTTTTTCTTTCGCCGTGCCGATTATTCTAAGACTTTCGATATTTGAAACCGCCTCGGTGGCGTAGGCCAGCAAGCGCTGCTCATGGGCGGCGACCGCATCCCAATCGAGTGCGGCCATATAATCGATGGCGGCGCCCAAGCCGATGCCGCCGGCGATATGCGGCGTTCCGGCTTCGAACTTATAGGGCAAAACATTGTAATGAGTCTTTTCGAAGGTCACCAAACTGATCATATCACCGCCGCCCTGATAAGGCGGCATTTTTTCCAGCAGCTCGGCGCGCCCGTACAAAACCCCGACGCCGGTGGGACCGAACATCTTGTGGCCGGAGAAGGCGTAGAAGTCGCAGTCAAGCTCCTGCACGTCGACTTTCAAATGCGGCACCGCCTGCGCTCCATCGAGCAGCACCGGCACGCCGCGCTCGTGGGCTAGTGCGACCATCTCTTTGACCGGCACGACCGTGCCCAGCGCGTTCGATACATGGGTGATCGAGACGAATTTGGTTTTTTCGTTTAGCAGCCGGCGATACTCGTCCATAACGATCTCACCGTCATGGTTGATCGGAATCACTCGCAGCTTGGCGCCGACTTGCTCGCAGAGCATTTGCCACGGCACAATGTTGGAATGATGCTCCATCGCCGAGACGATGATTTCATCGCCGGTTTTCAAGAAGCTGCGGCCGTAACTTTGGGCGACTAAGTTGATCGCTTCGGTGGTGCCGCGCACAAAGATGATTTCTTTATCGGTCCGGGCGTTGAGAAAGTTGTGAACCTTGCCACGCGCCCCTTCATAGGCCGCGGTCGCCTGTTCGCTCAAAGAGTGCACGCCGCGATGGATGTTGGAATTCTCCGCGCTGTAGTAACGCGCCAGCGCATCGATCACCGCTTGCGGCTTCTGGCTGGTCGCGCCGTTGTCGAAATAGACCAACGGCT is a window encoding:
- the lysS gene encoding lysine--tRNA ligase, producing MADNEQNLLDDSSEQVEVRREKLAKLRDGGAKVYPNDFKPDRSLTEAIALGAEVSDEDLHATPRNVLVAGRIMALRRMGKAAFFQLQDRRAKLQVYVRKDRLSDEAFALFQTLDLGDIVGVNGHLFRTKTKELTVEASELRLLTKCLRPLPEKWHGLADVEARYRQRYVDLMVNPEVREVFEKRSRIVKLLRRFFEDRDFLEVETPMMQPIPGGAAAKPFVTHHNTLDMELYLRVAPELFLKRLLVGGFERVFELNRSFRNEGISVRHNPEFTMVEFYQAYATFEDLIHLTEELFVSLAKEVAGSLQLPYGDHVIDLTPPWQRLTIGEAIVRHGGASQTDVESIEGLQAFAKNHHLKVDLDAPYGKLLVEVFEETAEAKLIQPTFMTGYPIEVSPLARKNDENPALVDRFELFIGGRELANAFSELNDPADQRQRFLEQMAARAAGDEEANPIDDDYVRALEYGMPPAAGQGIGIDRLVMFLTNSPSIRDVIFFPLMRPQR
- the metF gene encoding methylenetetrahydrofolate reductase [NAD(P)H], which codes for MKLVDLYARPELTLSVEFFPPKTDKGEENLFSEIEILKRLNPGFCSVTYGAGGSTRDKTLDLVDTIHNGGGLEVMCHLTVIGQSKDEARGVLRNLKAKGIENILALGGDPPAGVADWRPHPNGFHYAIELVREALAMGGFSVAVAGFPEVHPRAVSREADLRFLKEKVAAGAAAIITQLFFDNDDFFRFADDLRKLGVTVPIVPGILPILSATQVRRFTSLCGSKIPPALEQRLSTVEADDDAAIEVGIEYAARQCEALIRYGVRGLHFYSLNKAYSVQAICKNLGL
- a CDS encoding group 1 truncated hemoglobin, whose translation is MVMSTVEPTLFARLGGEAKLREIIGAFIDQVFADRMIGFFFRHADPARIKELEYQLAAEFLGAEVKYTGRPLGEAHASHPIMGGHFARRKQIFKETLERFGVADEIKSALLNHTDVLRNQITPESGSGCDPLAARQRVLRGQEKSQ
- a CDS encoding SUF system Fe-S cluster assembly protein, whose product is MDSINQTIIEAQAIEALRTVFDPEIPVNIYEMGLIYEVKVNEAGAVTIQLTLTSPSCPAAQSIPAEVEQKIRAVDGVTDVQIDLVWEPPWDQTKMSEAARLQLGML
- a CDS encoding DUF59 domain-containing protein → MTTEKPITLRRDCSAIMIPSGETVSLLAGSSVWLTQTVGSGYTVMTDHGYSVRIDGRDGDALGLANIEDAKPSSSQGAQGSIEDQVWQQLRSCFDPEIPVNIVELGLVYDCHVEALPGGGHKAQVHFTLTAQGCGMGQFIKADIRKKLLALAEIREAEVELVWEPAWNQSMIASSAKQQLGIE
- a CDS encoding SUF system NifU family Fe-S cluster assembly protein encodes the protein MSDLDDLYQEVILDHNKSPRNFRDMANANHKAEGYNPLCGDHVTVFVRLENDVIQDISFQGSGCAISKASASMMTAELKGKNEAAAQALFNNVHKMLTGDESEGHAADKVGKLQILSGVCKFPARVKCASLAWHTVIAALKGEAQPASTE
- a CDS encoding cysteine desulfurase, coding for MVELSMKAVSQKNDSIMPVNDFDVARIRADFPILSQKVHGKPLVYFDNGATSQKPQAVIDALARYYSAENSNIHRGVHSLSEQATAAYEGARGKVHNFLNARTDKEIIFVRGTTEAINLVAQSYGRSFLKTGDEIIVSAMEHHSNIVPWQMLCEQVGAKLRVIPINHDGEIVMDEYRRLLNEKTKFVSITHVSNALGTVVPVKEMVALAHERGVPVLLDGAQAVPHLKVDVQELDCDFYAFSGHKMFGPTGVGVLYGRAELLEKMPPYQGGGDMISLVTFEKTHYNVLPYKFEAGTPHIAGGIGLGAAIDYMAALDWDAVAAHEQRLLAYATEAVSNIESLRIIGTAKEKAGVLSFVLGHVHAHDVGTILDQEGVAVRAGHHCAMPVMQRFGVPATTRASFAFYNTMEEIDVMVRAIHRVMKVFG